One stretch of Rana temporaria chromosome 10, aRanTem1.1, whole genome shotgun sequence DNA includes these proteins:
- the LOC120916356 gene encoding sialic acid-binding Ig-like lectin 12, which produces MKIKRSSYRLSYYYILIYMISHLWSGTDSELIRGYSINVPHHVTVQRGLCVYIPCSFTVPRTVTLTRNAKGIWYNKDEESVASRSNTKYETNGRFFLVGDVWRGDCSLYIEDPLYEDEGHYRFRVEEDNIKFSYQDIKPYVKVTDLNKPEISPIKSWLDGEEVTLRCTSPRTCVRRITPKITWRGNIQSRRLVNWVKDNEDGTKTHFSTITFTARKEQNNSPLTCTVELKEGLTTVQEITMKVEYKPQIIGGSCRKVENRLECTCQIQSFPEPNLKWIHNGVFYNNSNHTNAKVSIFTQTSNSVTNSTMTLPVNAEESQNIQCVASNLHGELVLGLFNETAQLTSKAFPSAAIYGGCFAAVLIVTGILLIIFYRKKKMMQNKEATRRTHADVVDHIYGNSEMFSHGPHEVGKIPQQDRQPPSEDGSVHLNCQNVQYMSVDFSKLKPKVAETDTDAEEVEYSVVKRRT; this is translated from the exons GTACTGACAGTGAATTGATTCGAGGATACAGTATAAATGTTCCTCATCATGTAACGGTCCAGAGAGGACTGTGTGTGTACATTccatgcagctttactgtgcctaGGACAGTAACATTAACTAGAAATGCTAAGGGAATTTGGTACAATAAGGATGAGGAATCTGTGGCTTCTAGAAGTAATACCAAGTATGAGACTAATGGACGATTCTTTCTGGTTGGAGATGTATGGAGAGGGGACTGCTCTCTCTACATAGAGGATCCATTATATGAAGATGAAGGTCATTATCGTTTCAGAGTTGAAGAAGATAACATAAAATTCAGCTACCAAGATATCAAGCCTTATGTAAAAGTAACAG ACCTAAATAAACCTGAGATCTCACCCATAAAGAGTTGGCTTGATGGAGAGGAGGTGACACTGCGCTGCACATCTCCTAGAACATGTGTGAGGAGGATAACCCCCAAAATCACTTGGAGAGGAAATATCCAAAGCAGAAGACTGGTAAATTGGGTTAAAGATAATGAAGATGGTACAAAGACCCACTTCTCTACAATCACCTTCACCGCGAGGAAGGAACAGAACAACTCTCCATTGACATGCACAGTAGAGCTGAAAGAGGGATTGACCACTGTACAAGAAATTACTATGAAAGTTGAAT ATAAACCACAAATCATCGGAGGGAGTTGTCGTAAAGTTGAAAATCGCCTTGAATGCACATGTCAAATTCAATCATTTCCTGAACCGAATCTAAAGTGGATACACAATGGGGTGTTTTATAATAACTCAAACCACACGAATGCCAAAGTCAGTATTTTCACTCAGACATCTAATTCAGTTACCAACAGCACCATGACCCTTCCAGTCAATGCAGAAGAGAGTCAGAATATTCAGTGTGTGGCTTCCAATTTACACGGAGAGCTTGTTCTGGGGCTATTCAATGAAACAG ctcAGTTAACGTCTAAAGCATTTCCATCTGCTGCGATATATGGTGGATGCTTTGCAGCTGTATTAATAGTGACTggaattttattaataattttctaCAGAAA aaaaaagatgatgCAGAATAAAGAAGCTACAAGGCGGACCCATGCTGATGTTGTTGATCATATCTACGGAAATTCAGAAATGTTTTCTCAT GGTCCCCATGAAGTTGGGAAAATTCCTCAACAGGACCGCCAACCACCTTCAGAAGATGGATCAGTACATCTGAATTGCCAAAATGTACAATACATGAGTGTTGACTTTTCAAAGCTGAAACCAAAAGTTGCAGAAACAGATACAGATGCGGAGGAAGTCGAGTATTCTGTGGTTAAGCGTAGAACCTGA